A region of Haloplanus sp. XH21 DNA encodes the following proteins:
- a CDS encoding ABC transporter substrate-binding protein yields the protein MSERSRRDVLKGLGATGTAGIISLAGCSQQEGNGGGDGATDTPTESGGDGGESIALGSIFPITGTNSAYGGGHQQAFNLAVEEINATGGVLGGRQIEPINRDTEGSPSRAAQKFRTMINQEGIVGLVGPYSSGIGTTLAPIARDNQVMEVSNGNTSPALATAGVNESNGVKYYGRTSPNDVQQALVMARVLNQSIEASSASFLYVDNPYGQGLAEAASESFNGETLNMVAYSQATSDYTSTLDAVFEGDPDAVGAVMYPGNGRTILQQWNQGGYGGEWVGAEAILSPELLSDLSDIVEGMYITSPQTANSETFQENMGGQENITQFAPHAYDATYLMGFAMEAAGEASGTGIAENIRSVSRPNNGDTTVSVAEFQAGKDALGNDEAIDYNGASGSVDLNENLEPVVPYRILQVQDGEAQLAEEVPLSYFEGRI from the coding sequence ATGTCAGAACGTAGTCGACGGGACGTGCTGAAAGGACTCGGAGCGACCGGTACGGCGGGGATCATCTCGCTCGCCGGCTGTTCACAGCAAGAGGGGAACGGCGGGGGCGACGGCGCCACGGACACGCCGACCGAAAGCGGCGGCGACGGTGGCGAGTCCATCGCCCTCGGCTCGATCTTCCCGATTACCGGGACGAACAGCGCGTACGGTGGCGGCCACCAGCAGGCGTTCAACCTCGCCGTCGAGGAGATCAACGCCACCGGGGGCGTTCTCGGCGGCCGACAGATCGAACCGATCAACCGCGACACGGAGGGGAGTCCGTCGCGGGCGGCCCAGAAGTTCCGGACGATGATCAACCAGGAGGGTATCGTCGGCCTCGTCGGGCCGTACTCCAGCGGGATCGGGACGACGCTCGCTCCGATCGCCCGCGACAATCAAGTGATGGAAGTGTCCAACGGCAACACCTCGCCGGCGCTGGCGACGGCAGGGGTCAACGAGAGCAACGGCGTCAAATACTACGGGCGGACCTCGCCAAACGACGTCCAGCAGGCGCTGGTGATGGCGCGCGTGCTGAACCAGTCGATCGAGGCGTCGTCCGCGTCGTTCCTCTACGTGGACAACCCCTACGGACAGGGGCTGGCGGAGGCCGCGAGCGAGAGCTTCAACGGCGAGACGCTGAACATGGTGGCCTACTCCCAGGCGACCAGCGACTACACGTCGACGCTGGACGCCGTGTTTGAGGGTGACCCCGACGCCGTCGGCGCCGTGATGTACCCCGGTAACGGCCGCACTATCCTCCAGCAGTGGAACCAGGGCGGCTACGGCGGCGAGTGGGTCGGCGCCGAGGCGATCCTGTCGCCGGAGCTGCTGTCGGATCTTTCCGACATCGTCGAGGGGATGTACATCACGTCGCCCCAGACGGCCAACAGTGAGACGTTCCAGGAGAACATGGGCGGCCAGGAAAACATCACGCAGTTCGCCCCCCACGCCTACGACGCGACGTATCTCATGGGCTTCGCGATGGAGGCAGCGGGTGAGGCCAGCGGCACGGGGATCGCCGAGAACATCCGGAGCGTCTCCCGGCCGAACAACGGGGACACCACCGTCTCGGTCGCGGAGTTCCAGGCTGGCAAGGACGCCCTCGGCAACGACGAGGCCATCGACTACAACGGCGCGTCCGGCTCCGTCGATCTGAACGAAAACCTCGAACCCGTCGTACCGTATCGCATCCTGCAGGTGCAAGATGGCGAAGCGCAGTTGGCCGAGGAGGTCCCGCTCTCGTACTTCGAGGGACGGATCTGA
- a CDS encoding type II/IV secretion system ATPase subunit: protein MSDESTPSVGGTASSAADSVPAPRPPDHRDAWYAPAVVAQYEVSPGVIATIREGDGGFTYELREPGLGPRDRAAMERIRDHFTVVNRRRPLTREGAAERAAAGFEPKYRRALDRLVDASPAAWRRLTYHALCELRLLEASTPLALDDRIEVVDIGRDDARVVVHTENYAPAETDFDADARFVDRVAGERLRRYTVDFAGFDVDVVVYREHLLGSDQFSTKYAVLEPDLLPGDQQLIEECKERIWEANVEDVVEDRHAFVRDRARQFLSRRLTARNTRAWVAATKYRVTTALAEYGLAVPPVDSRYATDRLDDLVYYVLRDYVGHGVLTIPIRDPSLEDIEANRVDERVKVIPRADELPVGRVPTNLSFDDETAFINVVTQLAASDGTELSASRPSAKVNLDLPGVAETIRCAVALPVISEGGPHVSIRKQAADAMTPVDLIDRDAISTELVTLLWLLYEHQGVVLFSGPTGVGKTTLMNAHMPFIPYDDRPVSIDEGSREVRLPHETGISLTTRDHENEYKRVTMARLMTETNYLNPDVEVIAEINTPASFQTFGETLNTGHGVIGTTHAENVETLINRVIEQGIAPYLLRELDLVVFPHHVDGDRYVAEAVELLSEGEYEALDAGTLPSGAVEKGDQTLYWNVIARRDTGGQFSLDYAHPHLDDGHRALGLRLFHRLAEATDREVEDVEAEFHRKHRYVQYLVQEDITDFDRLFGFVSDLRTDEAATVERARSEGV, encoded by the coding sequence ATGAGTGACGAATCGACGCCGTCGGTCGGCGGGACGGCATCGTCCGCTGCTGACTCGGTTCCGGCGCCGCGGCCGCCCGACCACCGAGACGCCTGGTACGCGCCGGCCGTCGTGGCCCAGTACGAGGTGTCGCCGGGTGTGATCGCGACGATTCGTGAGGGAGACGGCGGCTTCACCTACGAACTCCGCGAACCGGGTCTTGGCCCGCGGGACCGCGCTGCGATGGAGCGCATCCGCGACCATTTCACGGTCGTCAACCGACGCCGGCCGCTCACGCGTGAGGGGGCCGCCGAACGCGCCGCAGCGGGATTCGAACCGAAATACCGGCGGGCGCTCGATCGCCTCGTCGACGCCTCGCCCGCCGCGTGGCGACGACTCACCTACCACGCGCTCTGTGAACTCCGTCTGCTCGAAGCGTCGACGCCGCTGGCCCTCGACGACCGGATCGAAGTGGTGGACATCGGCCGCGACGACGCCCGCGTGGTCGTCCATACCGAGAACTACGCGCCCGCCGAGACCGACTTCGACGCGGACGCCCGCTTCGTCGACCGGGTCGCGGGCGAGCGTCTGCGGCGATACACCGTCGATTTCGCGGGATTCGACGTCGACGTCGTCGTCTACCGCGAGCATCTGCTCGGGAGCGATCAGTTCTCGACGAAATACGCCGTCCTCGAACCCGACCTGCTCCCGGGCGACCAGCAGCTCATCGAGGAGTGCAAAGAACGGATTTGGGAGGCAAACGTCGAGGACGTGGTCGAGGACCGCCACGCGTTCGTCCGTGATCGTGCCCGACAGTTCCTCTCTCGCCGACTCACGGCACGGAACACGCGGGCCTGGGTCGCGGCGACGAAGTATCGGGTGACGACCGCGCTGGCCGAATACGGACTGGCGGTGCCGCCGGTCGACAGCCGCTACGCCACCGACCGCCTCGACGACCTCGTGTACTACGTCCTTCGGGACTACGTGGGGCACGGCGTCCTGACGATACCCATCCGCGACCCGTCGCTGGAGGACATCGAGGCCAACCGCGTCGACGAGCGCGTGAAGGTGATTCCGCGCGCCGACGAACTCCCCGTCGGCCGGGTGCCCACCAACCTCTCGTTTGACGACGAGACGGCGTTCATCAACGTCGTAACGCAACTCGCCGCGAGCGACGGCACGGAACTCAGCGCGAGTCGGCCGAGCGCGAAGGTGAACCTCGATCTGCCCGGCGTGGCGGAAACCATCCGCTGTGCCGTTGCGCTCCCCGTTATCTCCGAGGGCGGGCCACACGTCTCCATCCGCAAACAGGCCGCCGACGCCATGACGCCGGTCGATCTGATCGACCGTGACGCCATCTCGACCGAACTCGTCACGCTCCTCTGGCTCCTGTACGAACACCAGGGCGTCGTCCTCTTCTCCGGGCCGACCGGCGTGGGCAAGACGACGCTGATGAACGCCCACATGCCATTCATCCCCTACGACGACCGCCCCGTCTCCATCGACGAGGGGAGTCGCGAGGTGCGCCTCCCTCACGAGACGGGTATCTCGCTCACCACCCGAGACCACGAGAACGAGTACAAGCGAGTGACGATGGCCCGGCTGATGACCGAGACCAACTACCTGAATCCCGACGTGGAGGTCATCGCCGAAATCAACACGCCAGCGTCGTTCCAGACGTTCGGCGAGACGCTCAATACGGGCCATGGCGTCATCGGCACCACCCACGCCGAGAACGTCGAGACGCTCATCAACCGCGTCATCGAGCAGGGCATCGCCCCCTATCTCCTGCGCGAACTCGACCTCGTGGTCTTCCCGCACCACGTCGACGGCGACCGCTACGTCGCCGAGGCGGTCGAACTCCTGAGCGAGGGGGAGTACGAGGCCCTCGACGCCGGGACGCTTCCGTCCGGCGCCGTCGAGAAGGGCGATCAGACCCTCTACTGGAACGTGATCGCCCGCCGCGACACCGGCGGGCAGTTCAGCCTCGACTACGCTCACCCCCATCTCGACGACGGCCACCGAGCGCTCGGCCTCCGACTCTTTCATCGACTGGCCGAGGCGACGGACCGTGAGGTCGAGGACGTGGAAGCGGAGTTCCACCGCAAACACCGCTACGTCCAGTATCTGGTTCAGGAGGATATCACTGATTTCGACCGGCTGTTCGGCTTCGTCTCCGATCTGCGCACCGACGAGGCAGCGACGGTCGAGCGCGCCCGAAGCGAGGGCGTGTGA
- a CDS encoding branched-chain amino acid ABC transporter permease translates to MAAETGLLNAITTGVVTGSIVALGATGLALVYDIAEVPNFAHGDLLTLGAYAALLVNKPDTVPLFELLATGPQQVGLAGSAFLFVLSAGGVLGTIYHLGGMQALKGSWWGVDVSAGVALGVHGAVAALVGAAVVVGAPAFEAALLFSFVLLGAIVPLLESFIFRKFREKDVELALMLIVSLAVAFVVRFGIQTIFGGEIRYYTVETTVPFLGGQLDFTLAKFFDLFLTDSGLLVSIQETRGGTSRQLLVMQYSWLELGVVAVATAALAYVAHRRRRSTSGVVGPRLAAALVGVAGLALGGAAFWGGASGVPDTAIAATRIRTSPLRLGIIVLALLMMSALHYLLQATTLGKAMRATSDNRQLAMVRGINTRQVMMSVWIISGLFAAIGGVMLGFLFSSITINLGFNLLLAMFAGVILGGISVYGAILGSYVVGLAMEIGIFAIPGLSATYRIPVAFVILLLVLLVKPEGIVGGR, encoded by the coding sequence ATGGCCGCCGAGACGGGATTACTAAACGCCATCACTACCGGCGTCGTCACCGGCAGTATCGTCGCGCTCGGTGCTACCGGTCTTGCCCTGGTGTACGATATCGCCGAGGTACCCAACTTCGCACACGGCGATCTGTTGACACTCGGGGCGTACGCTGCATTGCTCGTGAACAAACCCGACACCGTCCCACTGTTCGAGTTGCTTGCGACCGGGCCACAGCAGGTCGGACTCGCGGGCTCGGCCTTTCTCTTCGTGCTCTCCGCGGGCGGGGTCCTCGGCACGATCTATCACCTCGGCGGGATGCAGGCGCTCAAAGGCAGTTGGTGGGGCGTCGACGTCTCCGCCGGCGTCGCGCTCGGAGTGCATGGCGCCGTCGCGGCGCTGGTGGGTGCGGCCGTCGTGGTCGGCGCGCCCGCGTTCGAGGCCGCGCTCCTGTTTTCGTTCGTCCTCCTCGGTGCCATCGTTCCACTCCTCGAATCGTTCATCTTCCGCAAGTTCCGCGAGAAGGACGTCGAACTCGCCTTGATGCTGATCGTCTCGTTGGCGGTCGCGTTCGTCGTCCGATTCGGCATTCAGACCATCTTCGGCGGCGAGATCCGATACTACACCGTCGAGACGACAGTCCCCTTCCTCGGTGGACAACTGGATTTCACGCTCGCGAAGTTCTTCGACCTGTTTCTGACCGACAGCGGTCTCCTCGTCAGTATTCAGGAGACCAGGGGCGGCACGTCCCGCCAACTGCTCGTGATGCAGTACTCGTGGCTCGAACTCGGCGTCGTGGCCGTCGCGACGGCGGCTCTGGCGTACGTCGCTCACCGCCGCCGGCGGAGCACCTCGGGCGTCGTCGGCCCCCGTCTGGCGGCCGCCCTCGTCGGCGTCGCCGGGCTCGCCCTCGGCGGCGCGGCCTTCTGGGGCGGCGCTAGCGGCGTCCCCGACACCGCGATCGCCGCGACGCGCATCCGAACCTCGCCTCTGCGACTCGGTATCATCGTCCTCGCCTTGCTCATGATGTCGGCGCTGCATTACCTGTTGCAGGCGACGACGCTCGGCAAGGCGATGCGCGCCACCAGCGACAACCGCCAACTCGCGATGGTCCGGGGGATCAACACCCGCCAGGTGATGATGTCGGTCTGGATCATCTCCGGCCTCTTTGCCGCCATTGGCGGCGTCATGCTCGGCTTCCTGTTCAGTTCGATCACCATCAACCTCGGCTTCAACCTCCTGCTCGCCATGTTCGCGGGGGTCATCCTCGGCGGCATCTCCGTCTACGGCGCCATCCTCGGCAGTTACGTCGTCGGCCTTGCGATGGAGATCGGCATCTTCGCCATTCCCGGCCTCAGCGCAACCTACCGTATTCCCGTTGCGTTCGTGATCCTGCTGCTTGTGTTGCTCGTCAAACCCGAAGGCATCGTGGGGGGACGCTGA
- a CDS encoding ABC transporter ATP-binding protein: MSAIVEVEDLRKTFGGIVAVDGATFDIEEGAITGLIGPNGAGKTTTFNLISGFYEPDGGTIRYDGRDLQDIMRPHRDEKLIWGGASGITIGALGGIVGLGPLGLSAVPALGATVAGAGVGVGGYLAKQRATQRRPGHTNSRPFMLAREGLVRTFQLTRELGEMTALENLLLAPQNQAGENLANTWFRRDAVHEEEAAVRERAEEMLELLEIDHLRDEPAANLSGGQRKLLELGRVLMLDPRVILLDEPVAGVNPALTEKLMARIETLRGEGYTFCIVEHDMEVIMDLSDTIIVMNEGQKLVEGTPDEIRNNEAVIDAYLGVD, encoded by the coding sequence ATGAGCGCCATCGTCGAAGTCGAGGATCTGCGCAAGACCTTCGGCGGTATCGTCGCCGTCGACGGGGCCACCTTCGACATCGAGGAGGGCGCCATCACGGGGCTCATCGGCCCGAACGGCGCGGGCAAGACGACGACGTTCAACCTCATCAGCGGCTTCTACGAACCCGACGGCGGGACGATCCGATACGACGGGCGCGACCTGCAGGACATCATGCGTCCCCACCGTGATGAGAAACTCATCTGGGGCGGCGCCAGCGGCATCACGATCGGCGCCCTCGGCGGCATCGTCGGGCTCGGCCCCCTCGGACTGAGCGCGGTGCCGGCGCTCGGCGCCACCGTCGCCGGCGCAGGGGTGGGCGTCGGCGGCTATCTCGCCAAACAGCGAGCGACACAGCGCCGCCCCGGTCACACCAACAGCCGACCGTTCATGCTCGCCCGCGAGGGCCTGGTTCGCACTTTCCAGCTCACGCGGGAACTCGGCGAGATGACGGCGCTCGAGAACCTGCTGTTGGCGCCACAGAATCAGGCCGGCGAGAACCTGGCGAACACCTGGTTCCGGCGCGACGCCGTCCACGAGGAAGAGGCGGCCGTCCGCGAGCGCGCCGAGGAGATGCTCGAACTCTTAGAGATCGATCACCTGCGCGACGAACCCGCGGCGAACCTCTCGGGTGGCCAGCGCAAGCTCCTGGAGCTGGGCCGGGTGTTGATGCTGGACCCTCGCGTGATCCTGCTCGATGAACCGGTCGCCGGCGTCAACCCCGCGCTGACGGAGAAGTTGATGGCTCGGATCGAGACGCTCCGCGGCGAGGGGTACACCTTCTGTATCGTCGAACACGACATGGAGGTGATCATGGACCTCTCCGATACGATCATCGTGATGAACGAGGGGCAGAAACTCGTCGAGGGCACGCCGGACGAGATACGGAACAACGAGGCGGTCATCGACGCCTACCTGGGGGTCGACTGA
- a CDS encoding branched-chain amino acid ABC transporter permease yields the protein MAVSDVVISFMLLVSIYGILSLGLNVKYGHTGLLDFGHVGFYLIGAYTAALFVLGPDDPTDFTAYVIGLGDIPLIGTWPVAILAATLLAGLIGGLVALPTIRLREDYLAITVLGVSVIFQRIIQSETWLANGPDALRGYSPPIQDLFPLAMETPVGALLVGLIVAVVWAVTTGALGRLRHADTRWPLDPLYRVTTFGLARLHRRDDAFGSLSAVSTLAGAVVGLGATALLAALSPLLAVGVVGSLYTWIVAVVAVDHYYGDLGRREWAAGVALGTGLLVALLPLPVVQSIGLKIALTLGLLAALVAAYYYAATRIDWFAAVKLTLVGVGALWFVSLWYFLLPLLGPLGRGDVAAALGTLFQNVVWMLQFGGDVGVDYVLVFIGELTVKVDYSRFQLAGFVLCLAALYYVLELAVQSPFGRVLRAVRNDETVVKSLGKDPFVYKIQSMVIGSALGGFAGALWAMYAQGLTFTTFAPRVTFIALLIMFLGGAGNNKGMVLGAGIFWAFQQATTQLASFFPPAIRVNIQAFRLVVVGVLFLLVLYYVPEGLLGREERTAEEVEG from the coding sequence ATGGCTGTCTCCGACGTCGTCATCTCGTTCATGCTGTTGGTGTCGATATACGGCATCCTGTCGCTGGGGCTGAACGTCAAATACGGCCACACCGGGCTGCTCGATTTCGGCCACGTCGGGTTCTACCTCATCGGTGCGTACACCGCGGCGCTGTTCGTCCTCGGTCCCGACGACCCCACCGATTTCACTGCCTACGTCATCGGGCTCGGTGACATCCCTCTCATCGGGACGTGGCCCGTCGCCATCCTCGCCGCGACGCTTCTGGCCGGCCTCATCGGCGGCCTGGTCGCCCTGCCGACCATCCGGTTGCGCGAGGACTACCTCGCCATCACGGTCCTCGGCGTCTCGGTCATCTTCCAGCGCATCATCCAGTCGGAGACGTGGCTGGCGAACGGCCCGGACGCACTCCGTGGCTACAGCCCGCCGATTCAGGATCTGTTCCCGCTGGCGATGGAGACGCCCGTCGGTGCGTTGCTCGTCGGTCTCATCGTTGCCGTCGTGTGGGCTGTCACTACCGGCGCGCTGGGCCGTCTCCGGCACGCCGACACGCGTTGGCCGCTCGATCCGCTGTACCGCGTCACCACGTTCGGTCTCGCCCGCCTCCACCGCCGAGACGACGCTTTTGGGTCACTCTCGGCCGTTAGCACGCTCGCGGGCGCCGTCGTCGGCCTGGGTGCGACCGCGTTGCTGGCCGCGCTCTCGCCCCTGCTCGCCGTGGGCGTCGTCGGCTCGCTGTACACCTGGATCGTCGCGGTTGTGGCCGTCGACCACTACTACGGCGATCTCGGGCGCCGCGAGTGGGCGGCCGGCGTCGCGCTCGGCACGGGCCTGCTGGTCGCGCTCCTCCCGCTCCCCGTCGTCCAGTCGATCGGTCTCAAGATCGCCCTGACGCTCGGCCTCTTGGCCGCGCTCGTGGCGGCCTACTACTACGCCGCCACCCGAATCGACTGGTTCGCCGCCGTCAAACTCACGCTCGTCGGCGTCGGCGCGCTTTGGTTCGTCTCGCTCTGGTACTTCCTGCTCCCGCTGCTCGGCCCCCTCGGCCGAGGTGATGTCGCCGCCGCGCTCGGCACCCTGTTTCAGAACGTCGTCTGGATGCTCCAGTTCGGCGGCGATGTCGGCGTCGACTACGTCCTGGTGTTCATCGGTGAACTCACGGTCAAGGTGGACTACTCACGGTTCCAGTTGGCGGGCTTTGTCCTCTGTCTCGCGGCGCTGTACTACGTGCTCGAACTCGCGGTGCAGTCGCCGTTCGGGCGCGTCCTCCGCGCCGTCCGCAACGACGAAACCGTCGTGAAATCGCTCGGCAAGGATCCCTTCGTCTACAAGATCCAGAGTATGGTCATCGGCTCGGCGCTCGGTGGCTTCGCGGGCGCGCTCTGGGCCATGTACGCCCAGGGGCTCACCTTCACGACGTTCGCTCCTCGGGTCACGTTCATCGCCCTCCTCATCATGTTCCTCGGGGGCGCCGGCAACAACAAGGGGATGGTGCTCGGTGCGGGCATCTTCTGGGCGTTCCAGCAGGCGACGACGCAGTTGGCCTCGTTTTTCCCGCCCGCCATCCGCGTCAACATTCAGGCGTTCCGACTCGTCGTCGTCGGCGTACTCTTCTTGCTCGTCCTCTACTACGTCCCCGAGGGGTTACTTGGCCGCGAGGAACGCACGGCAGAGGAGGTGGAGGGATGA
- a CDS encoding ABC transporter ATP-binding protein: MALLEAHAVVSGYGDAEILHGVDLAVEDREIVTIIGPNGAGKSTMMKAIYGLIDCWEGSIVFDGEDITDLRADQVTERGMCYVPQRENIFPTLTVQENLEMGAYIEDEVTEADFQAVWDRFPFLEERRNQRAEAMSGGQQQMLALSSALMIDPDLLLVDEPSAGLAPDLVDDMFDRLVEIRDETDTAILMVEQNARKALRTSDRGYVLDMGENRFEGTGDELLESEDVAELYLGGA; the protein is encoded by the coding sequence ATGGCACTACTGGAAGCACACGCTGTCGTTTCGGGGTACGGAGACGCGGAGATACTGCACGGCGTCGATCTCGCCGTCGAGGACCGGGAGATCGTCACCATCATCGGCCCGAACGGCGCCGGCAAATCGACGATGATGAAAGCGATCTACGGCCTCATCGACTGCTGGGAGGGTTCGATCGTCTTCGACGGCGAGGACATCACTGATCTCCGGGCGGATCAGGTGACCGAACGCGGGATGTGTTACGTCCCCCAGCGTGAGAACATCTTTCCGACGCTGACCGTCCAAGAGAACCTGGAGATGGGGGCGTACATCGAAGACGAGGTGACGGAGGCCGACTTCCAAGCCGTCTGGGATCGCTTCCCTTTCCTCGAGGAACGACGGAATCAGCGCGCCGAGGCGATGTCCGGCGGTCAACAGCAGATGTTGGCGCTCTCCTCCGCGCTGATGATCGACCCCGACCTCCTGCTGGTGGACGAACCCTCCGCCGGGCTTGCGCCCGACCTCGTCGACGACATGTTCGACCGACTGGTCGAGATCCGCGACGAGACCGACACGGCCATCCTGATGGTCGAACAGAACGCGCGCAAAGCGTTGCGCACCTCCGACCGAGGCTACGTCCTCGATATGGGTGAGAACCGCTTCGAGGGCACCGGCGACGAACTGCTGGAGAGCGAGGACGTGGCCGAACTGTATCTCGGCGGGGCGTAA
- a CDS encoding phytanoyl-CoA dioxygenase family protein, whose product MELSDSQFEQYQQDGYVVVEDLLSDPEVERITDRIREYVTGERTETQFDRMLEPDIKPDAFEHEGEPVRKFEGVGLAREDDVFADLAHHEDILAVIEQLQGPNIDLLRSAAMLKPPQVGSEKKFHQDAAYYPIQPRDHVTVWIALDEATTDNGCMRVVPGAHTDGLIGHEAIEYDTDITITEREYGLDDTVALPMEPGSVLFQHCLLPHYTAPNTTEQWRRAFILSYMRSRSRFTDDQPPEWVESLHIAGDEFPGCV is encoded by the coding sequence ATGGAGCTCAGCGACAGTCAGTTCGAACAGTACCAGCAGGACGGATACGTCGTCGTCGAGGACCTGCTCTCGGACCCGGAAGTCGAGCGGATCACCGATCGCATCCGCGAGTACGTCACCGGCGAACGCACGGAGACGCAGTTCGACCGGATGCTCGAACCCGACATCAAGCCCGACGCGTTCGAGCACGAGGGCGAGCCAGTCCGAAAGTTCGAGGGCGTCGGGCTGGCCCGCGAAGACGACGTATTCGCTGACCTCGCCCACCACGAGGACATTCTCGCGGTGATCGAGCAACTCCAGGGACCGAACATCGATCTCCTCCGTAGCGCGGCCATGCTGAAGCCGCCCCAGGTCGGGAGCGAGAAGAAGTTCCACCAGGACGCCGCCTACTATCCGATCCAGCCGAGGGACCACGTCACCGTCTGGATCGCGCTCGACGAGGCGACGACGGACAACGGCTGTATGCGCGTCGTGCCGGGGGCGCACACGGACGGTCTGATCGGCCACGAGGCCATCGAGTACGATACGGACATCACCATCACCGAACGGGAGTACGGACTCGACGACACCGTCGCCCTACCGATGGAGCCCGGTAGCGTCCTCTTCCAGCACTGTCTTCTCCCCCACTACACCGCACCGAACACCACCGAGCAGTGGCGGCGCGCGTTCATCCTCTCGTACATGCGCTCGCGCTCGCGCTTCACCGACGACCAACCGCCCGAGTGGGTCGAGAGCCTGCACATTGCCGGCGACGAGTTCCCTGGCTGCGTCTGA